CAGTACCCCGAAGAAGGAGaaacttgagctagtccattcagatgtatggggaccaacaaccatttcgtctacaggaggaaagcattacttcgtcacgtttatcgatgatcattcacggaaggtatgggtttacttcctgaagtataaatctgatgttttcaatgcttttaaaaattggaaagcgatggtagaaaacgaaactggtttgaaagTCAAAAGGCTGAGAACTGATAACGGTGGAGaatatgttgacaccgagttcaagaattTCTGCTATGAGCACAgcatcagaatggaaagaactgtgccaggtacgcctcaacacaacggcgtagccgagcggatgaacagaacgttgacagaaaaagccagaagcatgcgtatgcagtcaggcttgccaaagatgttttgggcacatgcagtcaacacagcagcttatttgattaatagaagtccttcagtaccattggactattgcctaccagaagaagtttggagtaacaaagaggtaagactttcacatttgaaagtttttggttgtgttgcatatgtacatatcaatgatcatgtcagggataagctggatccgaaatcccggaaatgcactttcatcggttatggtggagatgaatttggataccgcatttgggatgatgaaaacaaaaaggtgatcagaagcagagatgtgatttttgatgaaaaggtgatgtacaaagataggcacACAGCTGAATCCACCGAACCAGTTCAGAGAGAACCAACCTGTGTAGATACGGATAATGTCCCAGAATGTATGAGAACACAAcagcagaatgccgagaatcctcaggcagaggaaccagtggagcaattcgtcacaccaccgcctcctactccagctccggagcttaggagatctactcggcctcatataccaaacagaaggtatatagattatttacttcttacagatggaggagagcctgtATGCTGTCAGGCAGaagatgcgagcaagtgggagcttgcaatgaaggacgagatgaagtctctcacctccaacagaacgtggaagttgcccaaaggccttcacaacaagtgggtgtacagaattgaagaggagcatgacggctccaaaaagtacaagcctcggttggtagtcaaaggctttgagctaaagaaagggattgactacaccggcatttttacaccagttgtgaagataccagccatcagattagtctgcAGAAATCTAGTAGACAGGAAGGTGGCAACtagagagaaactgaagttgtgctcaacttcagttggtcttcatgattGAAGACGGACCTGAGCACAACATTTGcatatacactggttgagatgctgcctccgtctccaagtgggagattgttaggattGCTGGTGTGGAGCCGTTGGCAGCCGCACCAGCCCAGCCGCCGACTTTGAATTGCAAATGGAAGGCCACCAAATCTGCCCACCTCTTGTGACTTTGCAGCAGCCTTTGTTTGACTTCTTCCCCCTcaccttgtgtatatatatatgagttgtGAGGAGTGTGAAATTGTGCGTGGGCTGTGTAAAGAGTTGTGTGTAGGGGTGTTGAGTGGTGTGTGCAGCAGAGAGTTGTGAGAGTGTGTATACTGAGAGTACAGAGAGaagtgcagagagcagagagttgtggtgagagagagagttgagcagtggctcctccgtgtgttatttctcccagattatagtgcagtggtgtgctcccgtggacgtaggtcagtttggaccgaaccacgtaaatccggtgttcattgtgtgtgtttgaatttttctttgtgcGTGATTATTACTCCAGGTCGGTTTATTCCCCAACATTTTCTCCCAGGCCGCGTATGGCGTCAGCGACGCCGGAGAGCTCCTCCTGCTCTTTCTCCCCCTGGCCGTCGTCGTAAGAGCAGAGTACAAGCCATGGAAGGAGAAGAATAAAACCGCAGATGCTCTCTCGCCGGTGCACATCGTAACAGAGAAGCCGAACCTGCCAGCGAGCAGTTCGGCAGCGGCGGCGGTACCGCAGGCTCAACAAGTCTCCTGCTTCAAGAACATATTCCGGCCTCCGGACCGAGGAGAGGACTACACCATCCTCCAGGTGCTTTTCAGCGTTGACATGCTGATCCTTTTCGTGGCGACGGTTTGCAGAGTGGGAGGAACGCTGACGGCGATTGATAACCTGGGCCAAATCGGGTACCCGACCCGAAACACCAGCACGTACGTATCGCTAGTGAGCATATGGAACTACCTGGGTCGGGTCGCTTCCGGGTTCACATCCGAAATCTTCTTGACCCGGTACAAGTTTCCCCGCCCGCTCATGCTCGCCCTCATTTTCTTACTCTCCTGCGTGGGCCACCTCCTCATCGCCTTTGCCGTCCCAAACAGCCTCTACGCGGCGTCGGTCATAATCGGATTCTGCTTCGGGGCCCAGTGGCCGCTTATCTACGCCATAATCTCGGAGATATTCGGACTCAAGTACTATTCTACCCTGTACAACTTTGGAGCCGTCGCAAGTCCGATCGGGGCGTACTTGCTGAACGCGCGGGTCACGGGTCATCTGTACGACCAAAAAGCGAGGAGGCAATTGGCGGCTTTGGGGAAGTCGAGAAAGGCCGGAGAGGACTTGAACTGTAACGGGGTTGAGTGCTTCAAGCTGGCTTTTATTACAATCACGGCGGCGACAGTGTTCGGGGCAGCCGTTTCGGTTGCTCTGGTGGTCAGGACTAGGAAGTTTTACCGGAGTGACATTTACAAGAAGTTCAGGGAGCAGGCGGAGGCGGCTGAGACAGAAATGGCGGTGGCCGGGAACGGCGCCCGGCCAGCCGGAGCTAAAGTCTTTTAATATGGAATTCAATTTGTCGGTTCATTGTCAATTGTAACATTAGACAGCGGTCAAATTGCAAAAAAGATGAAGTTTGAGGGTCGGAATGTGAGAAATTTTGATGTTTTATGGGGGAAAttacaattaaagaaaaatgtgCGGCTCTACAAAATTGAAATATGAAGACAAAAATTTGGACTTAGTTTATGCATGACACCAATTGTATTCATGCATTAAACGTCTTTCACACAAAGCTCAACTCCTAAAAAACGATAAGACTAACTTTcaaaatatttgtattttatttattattcattgtTTTTTggtagaaataaaaaaaatgagataCCTAAAAAATATCAAATGAATGATTTCAAAATATCGATAATTACAcaactaatatttttaatttattcatgCTGATGTCATTAAGTAATAATATTTGTCCGTACATCTATAACCCTATATTTAATATAGTATGATCGGAATGATCAAGAGAAAATATCTTTATCATAATTAGTTACATCGCTAATCTTTTGTTCCTGAACCAACTAGCATGCCCTAAGCATAAAAGGACCCAAATAcccttcatttttttatttttagttatattATTCCTCTTATTACGTTTTTTAAACGTGTCCCTTATAGATGACAATCCGAATATAAAACATAATAACTAGTATAGTTAGCTATTATTTAATTCGACCTAATAGTTTGGTATTATttatttgagaaaagaaaaaattttaaaaaaaatctactatatttttcctttaaatcaaatattattaaaagcaaaattttattctaaaatatttgaaatttagaaaaatcaaaaaataattatatgtaaacataaatttttatttttcttcccaCTTAACAAccaaatttaaataatttttttcacatGTTCTTTCTTTCATTTCCGTAATGTTTTTAAAGTaggaattataaaattttaagagCGGTGTCATTGTCTTTTTGTTGGGGGATCCCCATTAATCAatggtataataataataataataataataataataataataataataataaaattccaCTAGTAGTTTAACGGACTTTGAATGCTCGCcctttattaattattattaaaaatcgTCATTTATGAGAGCTCAAATTTTGAAGGAAACATTATATGCTAATGTACATAGAGATCGATTGTGACTTGCAATTTGAAACTATaatgttttgaaaaaataaattttatcattaataaaatgacttttttagCTTTTTTATTCAACTATGAGAGGAAAAATGATATCAATTTAATAAATTAGTTAACTTAAGAAAACTTATCAATTAAAAATACTATCGTGAAAACCGAACTGATAAATGACTCAAAGACTTGAGTTCTTTAATTGATAGGTGCAATTAGTTTAATCTATTTGACTTCAACCATTGATATTCACATGGTAACATGGTGTTATCTTGAGTTAATTAAACCATTGGCATCATTTGATAGGTTGACTTAAATTAGTCAAATCAGTTGGACCTGTGAACCTAAAATTTGGTTGAATATACAAATCTCTTactcatttaaattttaaatgctATAATTAACTAACCAATTTCCCTAACTTAATTCATTAAATTGatgtaaattttcaaaattatcttatcataattgaatgaaaaaacataaaaacatcattttattatgatacttttttttatttaaacttaATAAATGACTAGTTGTTGACTAATGGAAAGTTATTTTCActcataaaattaaattttaggtAGTTGTTAGCTTTCAAAAACTTAGGTTATGGAGTATTATAATTAGAAAATTCATGAGCTGCTAAATTTTAccctatataatttttttttaccaaataaaacttttttttcttaaaatttttacaaatataaaaattaaaatttatactttcaattaaaatgctttaaaatgatttaatatttcatcatttaagataaataaaattaaacattTCATCTTCAAAAATTAGGATATAATGAGATTTAAGCTACAATAttacattttaatatatatatatatatatatatatatatatatatatatatatataactctctgtgtgtgtgtgtgtgaaaaacAACAAAGGAAAGACAGTTATTTTTGGCATTAATTGCGAAAagaaaaaaatgtgtgaaaagATGTACAATCAAGGAATGAACATAAAATCAATCACATGAAAgcaattatattattttaataatattatttttagatttaatttaattaaaattttaaatttattaaattgttattatttttttttttaaaagaaaatgctCAATATCACGGACTCATGATTGCATGAATCCACGTGATAGGATTTGACTCTGTCACGCGGGCTCATGTCATCATGGACTTGTACATGAAACTAAGGTCTTGTTTGTTAGAATgtcaaaattttaagtttaaaaAAATGTTTACCTTTGCTAATGTATTTATGCTATGTTTGGGACACATGaatggaatgaaataaaaattgaataaatTGGAGAATGGAATGGAATGAGGAGTGGAATGTAGGGGtgacaaaacaagtcaaaacctGACGGACAACCCGCTCGCTTAAACTAGATTTAGGTTAATGCAAGCTGACCTGTTTATACATAGGTCAATCCGAGTCCGGCCCGTTTAGTAGACGGATTAAGCGGGTTCAGGTCAGGCCACCTGACATTTATCTGCAATGTATAATTTATATTCTAGTGTGCGAGGATAGCTGGTTTGATATATAATTTCTTAGTTTAAAACGAGTTTCTTAAAATTTACATACACAATCTCTTAAGCATTATCTGACTAAACTGATTTTACTTATAGCCTGAATTGAGTTTCCACCATACACAATCTCTAAAGCATTATCTAACTGAACTTAagtgtaataactcgaaaaaaaattttaattaattaaaattattaatcaattaattagttaaacattattaaattaatgtattaaataaataaataaaaagaaatagtatgaaaaaattaagaataattattaattatttaattattaagaataattattaattatttaattagttaattgaatattattaaattgaattaattaagttaagtaaaatggtggtatatatataagtatataatataatatgatattatgttaataaataaagtaaaagaaaaaaaaaaaaaagttaagaaaacTGAGAAGCTTTGTCTCTCTCATCTCACTCCTCTGTCTTCCTTCCCTGTCTTCTTATTTTCTCAACggatattcggccgatcggaaaacggaatataccattgggttcctaactccgccaccaacatttttaCTGAACTAAATTTATCGTGGGAGCGTCGTAAGCACTACTCCTGGGAAAAGGTATATTTattctaaatccttaatttctccttaaatttgtcattaaatcgacgatcaagaaccaccacagggtcctagtcgtgatcgttgtcattttgacgtgggtaaattttcaattgggattttctaggcctcacttcaaagcgagagtgagatttgaaaaattaggtaaattagttatatttgagagtataattattcatttggaatttatgagcctaggaaatactaaaataatattttatttagagttaatttaatggaattaggatttttgattcggGACTTGGGTGAACACCGCAAGTATTTTTCGGGTCACTGTTAGCGTAgtttaagaaatcaggtaagggaaaaagtATATATtgaaccagaatttttatgaatttaatggaaaatgaattatgttatatatacgtgtatatgtttcggtatgggtttaaaatgtcaaccatttaatttatgttttttcgaatttagggctatttattagatatgtatatgtgaaaatgaactgatgaaagtggaaaatattttcaagataattatgtaagaaatgaaagatattttcagtatataaatattaaatgttggttggcttattttacaggcaatatatgaattttattactaaattgtgtggcataagtaaatgtaagttctgtgcaaatatatgttaaatatatgagatacaggctaagtaaattaagcattaagaatgaaatatgatatgaatcattctgcttgtgtatgttaatgcaaccatgtaaatgtatgtgACAGCTGAAAGTCGTGTTAACaaattttagcgcatttctatgtgtactaactgatgatggctaaaatgaactatgttagtagattttagcgcatttctatgtgaactaactgatgacggctaaagagcagctATAGTATaagtgaatgaaatgaaaatgaaatgaaatgacaatgaaacgataatggaatgaaatgtaaaatgtgaatgatgtaaatgggaaagagtcacttaaaataaaatgcaatgcaatgttaaaactatgaacatgaacatatgtgaatggttgaataatgacagaaagaataatgtattatgatattagaactATTTAGgctaatagaatatgttacaactgaggcggggcatactcttcactcgagggcttactgagaaaggtgagtgcgctaGTTATATCAGACGTAACAATAGCTGCATAAtgcactagggtagagggaacctacttgtatgggtgggtagatttctctatccttggggccttcgctagtaaacctttgtttgaactgtgtgaataTGAGATTAATCTagtacttgagggcttactgagtaacaCCCCGCGAGCACGATCAGCAGATCCTCACCACCAGCAAAAGCCGAGGCATCTCGGTGGCAACACAGCAGGTTCCACCAGCATCTGGCCACCCTTACGGCCTCTCCCCTACACCAGCATCATCTAGCACTAGCGGCAGCAGCTCCGCGAATCTTCACACAACTCTACGGCACCTTCGGCTACCTGCAATGCTCGTGTTTTCTCTACAACTTAGGTACATCACCGACCCTCCCCACTAACTCACAAgatttctcttcctctctctctctctctctctctctctctctctctctctctctctctctgtgacaTGGATCGTCTTTTGTCATTACCCTTCTAGTTTTTTTCATCCTCTTGCTTTAAAGCCCTCACTCTAATTGATGCCAAACCAGAGCCTGCCATTTTCAGCAATTCTGGCTTTCTTATTCCCTCTGCCAAAGAACCCATTTCTCAATTTTGTGCAAAAATGGAAGCTCAGTCCCCAGCAATGCCTGATGTTAAAGCAGAGCAGCATACAAGCGTAAACAAAAAAATTCTTATAACACTTATTGTTACGTCCACACTTCTTGGTGTTTCGCTGTTTCTATCCTGCTTCTGGGTCTGcagaaagaaaaagaagttaaggaaCTTCAATGGGAAAGGCCAACAGAATTTGGATAGCACAAAAGGGCTTTCATCAGTTTCAGATTTGAGTAGATTCAATTCATTGAAGATGGTGGGTAAGAAGGGTTTTGTTGCTGTTATTGAATATGATGTATTAGTAGCTGCAACATACAATTTCGAAGACAAGAACATTTTGTGTGAGAGTAGATTTGGACATCTATATAAAGCTCATTTTGGTGAAAGCTTAGTTGGAGTTGTGAAGAGACTAGAATGTGGAGGGCAAGATGCTGAAAAAGAGTTTGAGAACGAGGTGGATTGGCTAAGTAAATTCCAGCATCAAAATATTGTTTCCCTTTTGGGTTATTACGTTCATGGCGAGGCAAGGTTTATTGTTTATGAAATGATGCAGAATGGATCGTTGGAAACTCAATTGCATGGGCCTGCTCAAGGGTTGGCCTTAACTTGGCATCTTCGGTTGAAAATTGCTGTTGATGTTGTAGAGGATTAGAATTTCTTCGCGAGCATTgcatgtaatgacctgaagaataatgatatttaaataataaagagggagggaaatggaaacagaaacagaaggaggcaacagacttcgtcgacgaacacgctttGAGAATAATAACTAaagaatttaatcaaggacttgtcgatgaatacaggggattcgtcaacgaggataacacggggtctcatcgacgagggtatgtaTCGTCAaggagaaaataccgagaaaatttttgggcgactctaaatttcgtcgacgaaagggagagttcgtcgacgaatttcctattaACCTCGttaacgaggtgacgtggctcgtcgacaaagcccagtgtataaatagagtcaactttcatttttggccgaaatctTGCGCaaacatttctctctctctctcctctatgccccttataccttctctctacgatctcgGGCCGGATTCTCGCCgattcgacgatttgaagccaccacgacgctcctggcgaagttctctccaagtttaccagagcggatcgtcgatggggctgagttggaaatcatcccaaattcaaggtaaggttttctactcaatatttggtttcttgacagttgtagaaagcatagtacgcataaaaatattgaactttaattatgagagatgtgattttcagggtattgagtggggaATCCTGTTGGTGCGGGACTGAGTAtcttaggggtttttcaagaatcatgtaaggggataaactaaactagtattttatgaaaagtatgtataatattatagcatttgatttcagggaaataaatatatttatatatgatttatatttgaaaatattgctgaaaatgatggtatgttagatatatgaaaaaacttatttcgtgtggcatgagtagaaattataatgaaaaactgttttctaggaatatgataaagatttggatttgtataatggaaaaccagtgtacgggccgagatttttacatgttttgccgacgtacgggtcatgctatgtgtatgatttgccaacgtacgacctgtgctatggatatgatttacaggcgtacgagccgtgctatgtatatgatttgacGGCGTAcaagctgagctatggatatgatttgtcagcgtacaggctgagttatggatatgatttgtcggtgtacgggctgagttatggtaaaatgtgaaatatcggcgtacaggccgatgattttcatgatatacgtatatatgcaaaatgatatgattgatttgataattaatggtatgaaatatccatgtatcatagtttcagtatatgatatatgatatcagaacctggttggcttggtctaggctaacacttgcacggtaccaatgctatgtgttcatgatttatcatgatatttgtgttaacgccgttgtacagagtggtgtgagattaaaTGGTCGATGtgttttttaagaagtgtgtgagcgcccttggtgtacagaCTAGGTCTGGAAAACCCatctgacttacagactgtacttttgacttagcagtggtcaaccaaccattatcaggtcccgcctttggactTCACAACCCAgccatgtgggggtaatacatgacaacagccaactaacctaccagggttgtttttatattactattattattatatgagatgaaatatgtttatgaaaatgtagtatattctgtcatgctatgatgatatatatgttttcccagatatgacataacagtttactaaatatgttatgtatggtatatgtataacatggaatactcatgttgccacacactagtattagtttatttcccttactgagaggtgtcttaccctagaatttcatgaacttttcaagagccccggatatgagagcggataaagctctgctgaGGTAGATATAGTTGacctgccctttctgaagggtaagtcgttTGTTAGGGTTTGATGGTGGGTTTTTGGGTATCGACCCTAGGGTTGGTTTTTGGTTTATTTTGGGATATGTACGACGGatatagtaaactttggtattgtactaAATGATATAAAGGTATGTACATGGTTTTATGATTTCTTGCTGCATAGACTTCCATTATATGTgtctgatatatccctagtacccacgggtacaggtggattatgatctacttggtttattatattggttttattatcataaaaaaaaaatatagaaattaagcaggtcgttacactgcAACCCTCCTATCATTCATCGTGATCTAAATTCATCTAACATTCTTCTAGATTCGAAGTTCAGTGCCAAGCTTTCTGATTTTGGGCTTGCAATAAGCACTCGAACTCAGAACAAAAACGATATAAAGCTTTCAGGAGCTT
This region of Malania oleifera isolate guangnan ecotype guangnan chromosome 10, ASM2987363v1, whole genome shotgun sequence genomic DNA includes:
- the LOC131166527 gene encoding uncharacterized protein LOC131166527, producing MEDLTIVADPGLGGPNPEIPEVGLFPNIFSQAAYGVSDAGELLLLFLPLAVVVRAEYKPWKEKNKTADALSPVHIVTEKPNLPASSSAAAAVPQAQQVSCFKNIFRPPDRGEDYTILQVLFSVDMLILFVATVCRVGGTLTAIDNLGQIGYPTRNTSTYVSLVSIWNYLGRVASGFTSEIFLTRYKFPRPLMLALIFLLSCVGHLLIAFAVPNSLYAASVIIGFCFGAQWPLIYAIISEIFGLKYYSTLYNFGAVASPIGAYLLNARVTGHLYDQKARRQLAALGKSRKAGEDLNCNGVECFKLAFITITAATVFGAAVSVALVVRTRKFYRSDIYKKFREQAEAAETEMAVAGNGARPAGAKVF